In one window of Caldalkalibacillus thermarum DNA:
- a CDS encoding transposase — protein sequence IEDRIVSIEQPHVRPIVRGKAKAPVEFGAKVVISVIEGYTLIEHISWDNFHEGNTLQASVEAYRARFGCYPEAVIADQLYRTRENRRYCQARGIRLSGPPLGRPAKEVQPELKKLARQDACERNKAEGKFGEGKRCYGLDRIYTRLPETSETAISLQYFTMNLWHWLRSLFVFFCYMVLLTSSRKK from the coding sequence GGATTGAGGACCGCATTGTCAGCATTGAACAACCCCATGTTCGTCCTATTGTGCGGGGCAAAGCGAAAGCACCAGTTGAATTTGGGGCCAAGGTGGTTATCAGTGTCATCGAGGGATACACCCTGATCGAACACATAAGCTGGGACAACTTCCATGAAGGCAACACATTGCAAGCCTCTGTCGAGGCTTATCGTGCCCGCTTTGGTTGCTATCCAGAAGCTGTGATTGCTGATCAGCTATATCGGACACGTGAAAACCGTCGGTATTGCCAGGCACGAGGAATTCGTCTGAGTGGACCACCCCTCGGTCGTCCTGCCAAAGAGGTCCAACCTGAACTTAAGAAACTGGCACGTCAAGATGCTTGCGAACGGAATAAAGCTGAAGGTAAGTTTGGTGAAGGCAAGCGCTGTTATGGACTTGATCGCATATATACTCGCTTACCAGAGACCAGTGAAACAGCGATTAGTTTACAGTATTTTACAATGAACTTATGGCACTGGTTACGCTCTCTTTTTGTCTTTTTTTGCTATATGGTTTTACTTACGTCTTCAAGAAAAAAATAG